A portion of the Chloroflexota bacterium genome contains these proteins:
- a CDS encoding glycosyltransferase family 4 protein — protein sequence MRVLMISKACLVGIYQRKMEELARVPDMTLKVLVPPAWNDRGGRVPLERAHTEGYDLEAIPIAFNGNYHLHFYPTLGRHVRAFRPDIVHIDEEPYNLATWQAMRLSRAVGARALFFTWQNILRRYPPPFRWMEAYNYRHAAYAIAGNREAVAVLRAKGFSGPIAVIPQFGVDTERFAPDENLPDPALPFTVGFIGRMVPEKGVALLLEAMAGMDGDWRLVYLGDGPARAELEARAQAMGLASRVAFYSRVPSVEMPAYLRRLHALVLPSLTRPNWKEQFGRVLIEAMACGVPVVGSDSGEIPNVIGEAGLVFPEGDVEALRAALVRLRDDRDLRGHLAGAGRARVLAEFTHAQVAQKTYRVYREMLNR from the coding sequence GGTGCTGGTGCCGCCCGCGTGGAATGATCGCGGCGGGCGCGTGCCCCTGGAGCGCGCGCACACCGAGGGCTACGACCTGGAGGCCATCCCCATCGCGTTCAACGGGAACTACCACCTGCACTTCTACCCCACGCTCGGCCGCCACGTGCGCGCCTTTCGCCCCGACATCGTGCACATAGACGAGGAGCCCTACAATCTGGCCACGTGGCAGGCGATGCGCCTTTCACGTGCGGTCGGCGCGAGGGCACTGTTCTTCACGTGGCAGAACATCCTGCGGCGCTACCCGCCCCCCTTCCGCTGGATGGAGGCGTACAACTACCGCCACGCGGCCTATGCCATCGCGGGGAATCGGGAGGCCGTCGCCGTGCTGCGGGCCAAGGGGTTCTCGGGGCCGATTGCCGTCATCCCGCAGTTCGGCGTGGACACCGAGCGGTTCGCGCCCGACGAGAACCTGCCCGACCCCGCCTTGCCCTTCACCGTGGGGTTCATCGGGAGGATGGTGCCGGAGAAGGGCGTGGCGCTGCTATTGGAGGCCATGGCGGGGATGGATGGAGACTGGCGGCTGGTGTACCTGGGCGACGGCCCCGCTCGCGCGGAACTGGAGGCTCGGGCGCAGGCGATGGGGCTCGCGTCGCGAGTGGCCTTCTACTCGCGGGTGCCTTCGGTGGAGATGCCCGCCTACCTGCGGCGGCTGCACGCGCTGGTGCTTCCCTCGCTCACGCGCCCCAACTGGAAGGAGCAGTTCGGGCGCGTGCTCATAGAGGCCATGGCGTGCGGCGTGCCCGTCGTCGGCTCCGACAGCGGTGAGATTCCCAACGTCATCGGCGAGGCCGGGCTGGTCTTCCCGGAGGGCGACGTGGAGGCGTTGCGGGCGGCGCTCGTCCGGCTGCGCGACGACCGCGACCTGCGGGGGCATCTGGCGGGGGCCGGGAGGGCGCGCGTCCTGGCCGAGTTCACGCACGCGCAGGTGGCCCAGAAGACCTACCGCGTCTATCGGGAGATGCTGAATCGGTGA